A stretch of the Arachis stenosperma cultivar V10309 chromosome 6, arast.V10309.gnm1.PFL2, whole genome shotgun sequence genome encodes the following:
- the LOC130934432 gene encoding pentatricopeptide repeat-containing protein At3g22150, chloroplastic, producing the protein MPSCTAISSSPSRSFTFFTVASSSSDSPRPSSYSPVPTLSEDTHPPRPKPKPIPKPTTPTIRSRLSQLCQQGDPHLARHLFDSLPFPSTVLWNTIIIGFVCNNLPLHALHFYARMKSTPSTRFDSYTFSATLKACALSLNLSTGKIIHSHFLRCCQTNPNPSRIVYNSLLHMYSTCLPPNATQPERDYVLKVFSVMPKRDVVAWNTLVSWHVKTERHVEAVKAFCQMMQRGITPSAVSFVNVFPAVAGTGDSRTARALHGLVVKFGNEYVNDLFVVSSAILMYAEVGCLERARVFFERCSEKNTEVWNTMIAGYVQNNCPVEGIDVFVAALYSDEAVCDDVTFLSVISAVSQLQQVKLAEQIHAIVLKSLVVLPVMILNAIMVMYSRCSSVETSFKVFDKMVERDHVSWNTIVSSFVQNGLDEEALMLVCEMQKQKFAFDSVTVTALLSAASNLRNSHVGRQTHAYLIRHGIEFEGMESYLIDMYAKSGFIRTSELLFEQNFPSDRDQATWNSMIAGYTQNGLNEKAIIILREALLHNVVPNAVTLASILPACSSMGSIAFARQIHGFSIRHSLDQNVFVGTALVDTYSKTGAIAYAEDVFVRTPEKNSVTYTTMMMSYGQHGMGRKALTLYDSMLRSGIEPDAVTFVAILSACSYTGLVDEGLQIYESMEEVHKIKPSIEHYCCVADMLGRVGRVVEAYEFVNELGRDGNAIEIWGSLLGACKNHGYFELGKVVAEKLLNMEREQRMAGYHVLLSNIYAEEGEWQNVYRVRNQMKEKGLQKEIGCSWVEISGFLNCFVSRDEKHPQSAEIYKVLDQLTKDMKDAGYKPSFGPNLNMTLEPNELKSIV; encoded by the coding sequence ATGCCTTCTTGTACAGCCATTAGCTCATCCCCTTCCCGCTCCTTCACCTTCTTCACCGTCGCCTCTTCCTCCTCTGACTCACCCAGGCCCAGCTCATACTCACCAGTTCCCACACTCTCCGAAGATACACACCCTCCCAGGCCCAAGCCCAAGCCCATTCCGAAGCCCACAACTCCCACCATCCGCTCCCGCCTCAGCCAACTGTGCCAGCAGGGAGACCCCCACCTTGCGCGCCACCTTTTCGACTCCCTCCCCTTCCCCTCCACCGTCCTATGGAACACCATCATCATCGGCTTCGTCTGCAACAACCTGCCCCTCCACGCCCTCCACTTCTACGCGCGTATGAAGTCCACCCCCTCAACGCGCTTCGACTCCTACACTTTCTCCGCCACTCTCAAAGCCTGCGCCCTCTCCCTCAACCTCTCCACCGGAAAAATCATTCACTCGCACTTCCTCCGCTGCTGCCAAACAAACCCTAACCCCAGCCGGATCGTCTACAACTCCCTCCTCCACATGTACTCCACTTGCTTGCCACCAAACGCGACCCAACCGGAACGCGATTATGTACTCAAGGTGTTCTCCGTTATGCCCAAGCGAGACGTCGTTGCTTGGAACACCTTGGTTTCATGGCACGTCAAGACGGAGCGCCACGTGGAAGCCGTTAAAGCCTTCTGCCAGATGATGCAACGGGGAATAACGCCCAGCGCCGTTTCTTTCGTGAATGTGTTCCCCGCTGTGGCTGGGACTGGGGATTCGAGAACCGCACGTGCTTTGCACGGGTTGGTTGTGAAGTTTGGGAATGAGTATGTGAATGACTTGTTTGTTGTGAGCTCTGCTATTCTTATGTATGCTGAGGTTGGTTGTTTGGAACGGGCGAGGGTGTTTTTTGAGCGGTGCTCGGAGAAGAATACCGAGGTGTGGAACACCATGATTGCAGGTTATGTTCAGAATAACTGTCCTGTTGAAGGCATTGATGTTTTTGTTGCGGCATTATATTCGGATGAGGCGGTATGCGATGATGTAACGTTTCTTTCTGTTATCAGTGCTGTTTCGCAGCTGCAGCAGGTAAAATTGGCTGAGCAGATACACGCCATTGTACTGAAGAGTTTGGTGGTTTTGCCTGTTATGATTCTCAATGCAATCATGGTTATGTACTCGAGATGTAGTTCTGTTGAAACTTCGTTTAAGGTTTTTGATAAGATGGTGGAAAGGGATCACGTATCATGGAATACTATAGTTTCTTCCTTTGTGCAGAATGGTTTAGATGAGGAAGCATTGATGCTTGTCTGTGAGATGCAGAAGCAGAAGTTTGCTTTTGATTCTGTCACCGTTACTGCCCTTCTTTCCGCAGCTTCTAACCTTAGAAACTCACATGTTGGAAGGCAAACTCATGCGTATCTAATTCGGCATGGGATAGAATTTGAGGGAATGGAGAGTTATCTGATAGATATGTATGCAAAATCTGGCTTCATTAGAACTTCCGAATTGCTATTTGAGCAGAATTTCCCGAGCGACAGAGATCAGGCCACATGGAATTCTATGATTGCTGGTTATACACAGAATGGGCTCAATGAGAAAGCGATTATAATTCTTAGAGAGGCATTATTACACAATGTAGTGCCTAATGCAGTGACCTTGGCTTCAATTCTCCCAGCTTGCAGCTCAATGGGAAGCATAGCCTTTGCTAGGCAAATTCATGGATTCTCCATTCGTCATTCATTAGACCAAAATGTTTTTGTGGGAACTGCTTTAGTTGACACATATTCCAAAACAGGGGCAATTGCTTATGCTGAAGATGTCTTTGTCAGAACACCTGAGAAGAATTCAGTCACATATACTACAATGATGATGAGCTATGGACAGCATGGGATGGGAAGAAAAGCTCTTACCTTGTATGATTCTATGCTGAGATCTGGCATTGAGCCCGACGCGGTTACTTTTGTTGCCATCTTGTCTGCTTGTAGTTATACTGGTTTGGTCGATGAAGGTCTTCAGATATATGAGTCTATGGAAGAAGTGCATAAAATTAAGCCATCCATTGAGCATTATTGTTGTGTTGCGGACATGTTAGGGAGGGTCGGGAGGGTGGTTGAGGCATATGAGTTTGTTAATGAATTGGGTAGAGATGGCAATGCAATAGAAATCTGGGGATCGCTTCTTGGGGCTTGCAAAAATCATGGATACTTTGAATTGGGAAAGGTTGTTGCAGAAAAGCTGCTAAATATGGAGAGAGAACAACGGATGGCAGGCTACCATGTTCTGCTCTCAAATATTTATGCCGAGGAAGGAGAGTGGCAAAATGTTTATAGAGTGAGGAATCAGATGAAGGAAAAAGGTTTGCAAAAGGAAATAGGCTGTAGTTGGGTTGAGATATCTGGGTTTTTGAACTGCTTTGTATCCAGAGATGAGAAGCACCCTCAGAGTGCTGAgatatataaggtcctggatCAGTTGACCAAGGACATGAAAGATGCAGGTTATAAACCATCTTTTGGTCCAAATTTAAATATGACTTTGGAGCCCAATGAATTAAAGTCAATCgtttaa